From Candidatus Caccoplasma merdavium:
GTTTCGAGGTGAATGAGGTTGGAACGTCTTTCGGGTATGGAGATGAAGGTGTTGGTATTTACGTCCTCGGCAGCTTTGTCATAACTGCAAATAGAAATATTGGTAGCCAGTTTCTTGCCGGGAACATAATGTTCGGTGCTGTTGAATACGAAGTTGCCATATCGGGTGGGGACAATCATCGGGAAGCGGTCGCTTTTTACCTCTTTATGGCCTTTGAGAGGTTTGCTGGGCTTTATGACAATGTGTCCGTCTTTGTCGATGCGCACTTTGAATTGTATGGTGGTGCTGAGGGTGTCTTCGACCGATGGGGCCGCATAGATTTCGATGGGATATTCCCGATACAACTCTTCCTTTTCGAGCAGGCTGTGGCGAAGTATGTGTTTCTTGTTCAACCCCAAATCCTTTACCACTTTGCGCAGGGTGGAGTGTGCCGATACCATGTTGATTTCGTCATCGACTTTGCCGCCTCCTCCCACGAGATTGCCAAAGGAGAAACTTTTCAGCATGGCAGTCTGCATGCTGTTCCCTCCGCTTTCTTCGCTGATGAGTATGTCGGCCTTTATCAAGTAGACGTCTTTTTTTATTTTAAGGTAGGCGAACGTGATGGCTCCGCAGACGATGATGGAGATGGCAAACAGATACCAGTTTTTGAGATATTTCTTGATGAGACCCGAGAAATCGAAGTCTATCAGTGCACTGTTTTTATCGAAATTTTCCATGAATATCTTGGGTATATTGAAGCAAGGTGATTACTTGACAAATAATGCGATAATGAGAGAGGCGATAACCGATACGCCACTGATTATGGTCGAAATCATCGACACGTTGAATTGCTTGTTGCTGTTGTATGTTGAGTTGGACTTGCGGTATTCATTGGGCTCGACATACACGACATCGCCTTTTTGCAGATAGAATCCCGGCGAAGAGAATACGTCGGGACTGGTGAGGTCGACCCGTATGCCGGTGAGTTTGCCCTCTTCGGTTTCCCGGGTGATGAGAATGTTGTCGCGGCGGGCGTAGATGGTGAGGTCTTTGGCCAAGCCCAGGGCTTCGAACAGCGACAGTCGTTCGTTGGGTATTTCAAACGTGCCCGGCATGGTCACTTCTCCCAGTACGGTGATGTTATTGGTGAGTATCTGCACTTTTACGATGGGGTCGGTTACAACCGATTCCAATTCGGATTTGATATATCGTTCGAGTTGCGAACGGGTGAGACCGGCCGCTTTTATGCGTCCCAGCGAGGGAAAGTCGATGTACCCGTCGGCGTCGACGAGGTAGTTTTGCAACGAGGGGGTGGAGGAGACCAACGTTTCTCCCGGTTTCAGCGAGTTGGTCACGGGCGGATTGTAGAGGGCTACCGCTTCGGGATTGGCCGCAGAAACGGTGATGAGCAGTGCGTCGTTGGTGTTGATGGTGGTGGCGATTTTCTCGGCCAGTTGGACAACATCGCCCGATTCCAACCCTTGCACATAGGTGATGTCTTTATAGGATTTGCACGAGTGAAAAAAAACGGCTGAGAGTAGCAGCAGCGTAATAGAAACTTTTTTCTTCATGAAGTATCTGTGTTTTCTGTGTTCGGCATGCAAATATAGCCCCTTTGGGTGTTATTTGCAAAATATGGCTTTTATATTTCTAAACGGAGAATTCCTCTTTTTGTTGTCCTGTGTTTTCCCGATATGTGTGAGCCGGCCGGGAATTGTCGTCACCCCATGAGATTCCTTGTCGTGTGTTTTTCAAAAACGCGTGATTCTGCTTGGGCGGCTCGTCGGGATTGAGTATTTTTGTGTCGCCTAAATGCGCATGACCTATGATGTTTGAATCTTTTGTCGATGCCCTTATGCAGCCCGTGAATCCCGGTGTGCTGGTGTGCGGTGTCGTGGCTTTTCTCCTGATGCTTTTCCTGCTCTATGTCGATGTGGCCTATTACGCCCGGGTGCTGCGGGCCAGCCGCTCCGACGCGAATATTCCCGACGAGGGGCAGTTGCCTTCGGTTTCACTGATTGTCTATGCTTGTGACAATGCGGCATCGTTGCGTCGGAACTTGCCCGAGCTTTTCGCCCAGGATTATCCCGATTTCGAAGTGGTGGTGGTCGATGATGCTTCGACCGACGAGACGCGCGACCTGCTTCGTCTCTATGCCGACCGTTTCCCGCGACTCTATTCGACCTATGTTCCCTCCGATGCTTGTGCGTTGAGCCGTAGGAAACTGGCTATTACGTTGGGATTCAAGGCGGTGCGGAATGAGTATGTCGTGCTCCTCGATGCCACTTGTCGTCCGGCCTCACGTTATTGGTTGCGAAACATGATGCGCCGATTTTCCGATGAGGTGGGTATTGTATTGGGTTATACGCGTTTCGAGTCGGAGCATGTGGGGCTTTCTCGTTATGCGGCCTATGACCGTTTGCTTTTTGCGGCGCGCTATCTGTCTTGCGCGTTGCGGGGAAATCCTTACATGGGCGAGGGTACCAATGTCGTCTATCGCAAATCGCTCTTCTTCGACCACAAGGGCTTTTCCCGCACATTGAATCTTCGGTATGGCGATGATGACCTTTTTATCAATGAAGTGGCGACCGGCCAAAATACCCGAGTCGAACTATCTCCCGAGAGTCGGGTCGATGCTGTTACCGATGATGCCGTTACGCTTTGGCGGCATACCAAACTTCGCTATCTCTTCACCGCTCCTTATTTGCATCACAGCCGGCGGGGACTCTTTCTCTTCGAGCAATGGTCGGTGTATCTTTTCTATGCCGCTTTGGGGGGCATGTGGGTCATGCAGCCGTTGCACCCGGTGGTATGGTTTACGACTCTTTTGCTTCTGTTGTGGCGGGCGCTCATGCAGACGCTTTTTTACAAGCGGTTGGCTCGTGCATTGGATATTCCTTGCCTGGGCTTCCGGGTTATGGGCTATGAATGGTTGCGGCCGTTGGTGGGTCTTAAAGAGGCTTTATCGGTGCGTCGTCGTCGGGAGGAGAACCGTACTTGGGGCAGCATGAAAGTGTAAAAAAAGGGACGCCCGTGCGGGCGTCCCTTTTTCTTTATTCCGATGGATTGACTTATTTGATGGCGATTTTCTTGGGCTCGGTGCTCTCGGCCGTTTTCTTTTTGGGAATCGCTATGGCGAGCAATCCGCTTTCATATTTCGCCTCGATTTTCGCCTCGTCGATATTTTCGGGAAGCAGGAGCGTTTGACGGAACTGGGTGCAGGAAAATTCCCGACGGATATATTTCCCTTTTTGTGCTTCGTCCTCTTTTTCCTTCTGTGTGTCGACGGTGATAATCATGTGGCCGTTTTCATCGATGCGCACGTTGATGTCTTCTTTTTTCAATCCGGGTACGGCCACTTCGACATGGTAGGCGTTTTCGTTTTCCATGATATTGACGGCCGGTACCGCCGAACGGTTCTTGGTAATCCATTCGTTGCCGAAAAAGTCATTGAAAATCGACGGTAACCATCCATGCGTTTGGGTTTTGGTAGGTGTCATGTTATTTCCTCCCGATAATTTGGTAAAACAATGAAGTTGATATTCTCCGGCGAGGCGCAAGGTCTTGTCTCGCGTCTCGTTTCTCAGGTAGAACATCTCGGGAAGGGAAAATGTTTGGTTGCCGGTCGTCGGTTACTTGTCGTTTGCCGTCGACGGACTTGTGATGGCAATATCGTAACGCAGCAGGTTGAAGGTAATCTTGAAGGGGTAGCTCGACTCGATGCTCTTTCCCGTGGGCGGGGTCAGGTAGTAGTAATATTGCCGGTTCTCGTCGAAGCTGTCGATGGTAAATTTCTTGGTCATGCCCGGGAGAATCTCTTCGTCGAGGACGATTTCGCGGTAATCGAGCATCTCATCTTGGGGCGTTTTATACACGAGGCGCAGTATGATGCGGGTGACCGTTTCCCGGGTTCGGTTTTGCACGATAAGCGATTCCTTTTTCGACGCGAGGGGTTTTTCAAATCCCAGTATCATGATGGCCTGGTCAAATGGAATTTTCCTTTTTCCGGCCGATTGCTCTATGGGAACAAGAGTGTTGCCCGAAGTCGATGTTTCGAGCGGTTGACCAATGACAATGGCGCTCCATAGGAGGGAGAGGGTGAGAATGGCGGTGCTTTTCATACGAGACAGACAAAAGGTCGGGTTGGTAATAAAGATTCTTTTTCGATGTGGTCGGAGCAAAGATAGTGAAAGGCGAGAGCCGAAACAAACGGAACAGGAAGTTTTCGTGTCTGTCTATGTCGGGTTGTCATCTCCCTTCTTCGAAAAGACCGGAAAATCCGGTGGCGGTAAAGATGCTTGTCTTTGCGCTTGGCGTGACGCGCGTATTCTTTGGGCGAAAAGCCGCCGAATATCTTTTTATCATTATCTTTACGACATCAAACCACTACTGATGAAAGCATTTTCGATTATACTCCTTTTCCTCTTTACGTCGGTCGCCCCTGCCATTTCGCAACAGCCGGTGCAGGTGGGCGCCGATCGTCTCGAAACCTGGTTGCCTCGTCTCGAAGGGCGCCGGGTCGCTTTGGCCGTGAATCATACCTCTTTGTTGTCGGGCACATCAACCCACTTGGCCGATACCCTCCTGGCCCGCGGAGTGCGGCTTGTCGCCCTGTTTGCTCCCGAGCACGGTTTGCGTGGCCGGGCCGATGCCGGTGAAGTCTTGTCCGACGGACGTGATGTGCGCACCGGTTTGCCGGTCTATTCCCTTTATGGAAAAAACAAGAAACCGACCCCTTCCCAGTTGCAGGGGGTCGATGTGGTGATTTTTGATATTCAAGATGTCGGAGCGCGTTTCTATACCTACATCTCTACGCTCTATTATCTCATGCAGGCTTGTGCCGAGCAAGGAGTCTCCCTTTGGGTGCTCGACCGGCCCAATCCCTGTGATTATGTCGATGGCCCTGTGCTCGAAGACTCTTTGCGCTCCTTTGTGGGAACCCTGCCCTTGCCGGTGTTGCACGGGCTTACCGTGGGGGAGTTGGCCTCCATGATTCGCGGGGAGAATTGGGGAGGAACGGCCGACGTGGACCTGAACGTAGTGCCTCTTGTCGGGTGGCGTCACGGCGAGCCTTATTCGCTGCCGGTAAAACCTTCGCCCAATCTGCCTAACGACCAGGCGATACAGTTCTATCCTTCGCTTTGCTTTTTCGAGGCCACCCGGGTGAGTGTGGGGCGTGGAACGTATATGCCTTTCCAGGTCATTGGTTATCCCGACTCGACGTTCGGCGCTTTTACTTTCACGCCGGTGTCGTTGCCGGGATATGACAAGAACCCGTTGCAGCGCGACCGTGTGTGCTATGGCATCGACTTGCGCGACTCGCTTCCGCCGCATGGGCTGACCCTCCGTTACCTCCTGCGCTTCTTTCATCTCTCAGGCGGTCGTCCCGATTTCTTTTCGAGCCCTTCGTTTTTCGACAAGTTGATGGGCAACAGCGGGGTGCGTCGGGATATGCTGGCCGGCAAGAGTGAAGCCGAAATACGAGCTGCTTGGCAAAAAAAATTGACGGCGTACAAGGAGTTGCGCCGTCAATATTTACTTTATCCCGAAGACCGCAGGTAACGGGACTATGCGGTTGCCTGGTTAGAAAACGTAGGCAAATCCCAAGTTGAGATATACATTGTACATTTTAAATCCTACGGCGGTAAAATCGCTTGGGAATATGGGTAAGAGTCCCCACGTCAAATCGGCATAAATCGAGAGGTGCTTGTAGGCGACAAACTCGGCGCCGGCATCTATGCCCCAGTCAAATTGCCTGATGTCCGACGAGAAGTCATAGGGAGCATCGGTTTCGAGTTTCGGCTCGGTGGGGTGGGTACGCATATATCCGTTTTTGGCTTCGCCATCGAAATTCCCTCTGAGCAGGAATGAGGCAAATATTCCGGCTTTCAGGGTCCATCTCTTGGCTGGCCGGTAAGTCGCTTGCAGGGGTATCGTGAGGTATTGGTTGTTGACTTTGGTTACCACATCGCCGGTGTAGATGCCTTCGATGTAGCTTCCGTCGTTGAGCAGCTTGATGGTGTAGTTCTTGACGGTGGCGTTGGTCTCCATGCCTTTGGTCTCGAAACGTATGCCTAAGTCAAGACCCCATTTGGGGGTAAACCAGCGAATGGCATCGCCGCCAATCGATAGCGAGAGGGTGGGCCCGAAGGCGTTGATTTGGCGTATCTCGGCCGGAAGTCCCATGGGGGAGGTGCCTCCGATATTGAATCCGGCTTTTACACTGAATTCATACACTTTCGAGGATTTGTATTCCTGATATTTTTCCGACAGGGCCTTTACGGGCTCTTCCTGGTCCAGACCGGTTGCTGCCGTTGCGGTTCCCGGCAGGAAAAGGACGCATGCGACGAGCAGGTGGCGGTATGTAAACTGTTTTTTCATCGGGCGTTGGGAGTGAGGGTGAAACAGTTGTTTAGTTTTTGTAATGTATCGTGAGGTCATCGATGGTGAGCTCACTGTCGATGGCGCCTTCGAAGAAGTCGCCGTAGTAGCTCGAACAGCAGACGATGGTGAGGCTGTATTCCTGCTTCTTCAACCGTTCGGGATCGACAAGGGTGAGGTAGTCGACATTTTCATCTACGCCCTTGAAGGGGATATTTATGAATTTCCATTCTCCGTTGGTTCCTTGTTCCCACTGGCGATATTCGGCATTGTCGCAGGTGTGCAGGTTGGCGATGGCGATGATTGAAGAGCTGGTGAATACGTTCGAGCCGTCGAGGGTCGGTATGTTGAGCGGGTTTTCGGCCTTGGCCTTTACGTTGTCGAAAAAGACGGCGTAGATGGCGCAGAAGTCGGGGGTGCCTTCACGGGTTTCAAAGACGTCTCCGGTGTGGGCATAGGTGCCGGGCTTGTATTTGAAATAGAGTTCGAAGGAGGTGGGTATCCGGTCGCAAGGGTATCCGAAGCGGGTCGCTTTCAACGGTTCCGACATGAGGTTGATGCCTTTGCCCGAGAACTCTCCCAGGAAAATGTTGCCGGCTGCAATAGGTTTGCCGAGGGTGGCTCCCAGTGAGCCGGTTTTGCGGGTGACGAGCCTGGCGGCCTTGCTGCCGCTGTGGGCATTGTCGGTCGAGAAGGTCGGGTATTCTTTGGCTCCTTTCCCGCTGGCCACGGCCGAGAATCCCAAATTACCGCTATCCCACAGGTAGAGGTCGATGTCGGGGTAATGTTCGGTCGTGCCGTCATCGTTGGATATGGTCATGCCGTGTTCGTAGCATTTCTCGTATTTGCCTTCGAGGGCCCAGTATTCAAATCCGAAGTTTTCGGGAATTTCGGTCGGGGTATATATGACGGTGTAGGTTTTGCTGTACTGTTGGTCTTCCGATGTCACTTTTACATGTTCGATGTGTACGGCGTCCCGGTCGTTCTTGTCCTCTATGACGTATGTGGCACCTTCTGAAACGACGTAGGTGGGATTGATTTCCTCCGCAAAATCGTCCGATTTCCGTTTCATCGAGACGATGGCCCGGTTACGGTCTATCTTGGTGTAGGTAATGAGGTCTTCCTGGGCGACGACGATGTTTTCGATGTCGCATTCGACGTTGGCCTTTTCCTCCTTGATGCAACTTGCCAAAGGGACAAGTAGCAGGGCGCTGCATAGGAAAAAAAGACGACGATACAATACTTTCATAAATGTGGGTTTGTGTAAAATAAA
This genomic window contains:
- a CDS encoding polysaccharide biosynthesis/export family protein, encoding MKKKVSITLLLLSAVFFHSCKSYKDITYVQGLESGDVVQLAEKIATTINTNDALLITVSAANPEAVALYNPPVTNSLKPGETLVSSTPSLQNYLVDADGYIDFPSLGRIKAAGLTRSQLERYIKSELESVVTDPIVKVQILTNNITVLGEVTMPGTFEIPNERLSLFEALGLAKDLTIYARRDNILITRETEEGKLTGIRVDLTSPDVFSSPGFYLQKGDVVYVEPNEYRKSNSTYNSNKQFNVSMISTIISGVSVIASLIIALFVK
- a CDS encoding glycosyltransferase: MMFESFVDALMQPVNPGVLVCGVVAFLLMLFLLYVDVAYYARVLRASRSDANIPDEGQLPSVSLIVYACDNAASLRRNLPELFAQDYPDFEVVVVDDASTDETRDLLRLYADRFPRLYSTYVPSDACALSRRKLAITLGFKAVRNEYVVLLDATCRPASRYWLRNMMRRFSDEVGIVLGYTRFESEHVGLSRYAAYDRLLFAARYLSCALRGNPYMGEGTNVVYRKSLFFDHKGFSRTLNLRYGDDDLFINEVATGQNTRVELSPESRVDAVTDDAVTLWRHTKLRYLFTAPYLHHSRRGLFLFEQWSVYLFYAALGGMWVMQPLHPVVWFTTLLLLLWRALMQTLFYKRLARALDIPCLGFRVMGYEWLRPLVGLKEALSVRRRREENRTWGSMKV
- a CDS encoding Hsp20/alpha crystallin family protein; translated protein: MTPTKTQTHGWLPSIFNDFFGNEWITKNRSAVPAVNIMENENAYHVEVAVPGLKKEDINVRIDENGHMIITVDTQKEKEDEAQKGKYIRREFSCTQFRQTLLLPENIDEAKIEAKYESGLLAIAIPKKKTAESTEPKKIAIK
- a CDS encoding DUF1343 domain-containing protein, translating into MKAFSIILLFLFTSVAPAISQQPVQVGADRLETWLPRLEGRRVALAVNHTSLLSGTSTHLADTLLARGVRLVALFAPEHGLRGRADAGEVLSDGRDVRTGLPVYSLYGKNKKPTPSQLQGVDVVIFDIQDVGARFYTYISTLYYLMQACAEQGVSLWVLDRPNPCDYVDGPVLEDSLRSFVGTLPLPVLHGLTVGELASMIRGENWGGTADVDLNVVPLVGWRHGEPYSLPVKPSPNLPNDQAIQFYPSLCFFEATRVSVGRGTYMPFQVIGYPDSTFGAFTFTPVSLPGYDKNPLQRDRVCYGIDLRDSLPPHGLTLRYLLRFFHLSGGRPDFFSSPSFFDKLMGNSGVRRDMLAGKSEAEIRAAWQKKLTAYKELRRQYLLYPEDRR
- a CDS encoding PorT family protein, which translates into the protein MKKQFTYRHLLVACVLFLPGTATAATGLDQEEPVKALSEKYQEYKSSKVYEFSVKAGFNIGGTSPMGLPAEIRQINAFGPTLSLSIGGDAIRWFTPKWGLDLGIRFETKGMETNATVKNYTIKLLNDGSYIEGIYTGDVVTKVNNQYLTIPLQATYRPAKRWTLKAGIFASFLLRGNFDGEAKNGYMRTHPTEPKLETDAPYDFSSDIRQFDWGIDAGAEFVAYKHLSIYADLTWGLLPIFPSDFTAVGFKMYNVYLNLGFAYVF
- a CDS encoding PCMD domain-containing protein, with the protein product MKVLYRRLFFLCSALLLVPLASCIKEEKANVECDIENIVVAQEDLITYTKIDRNRAIVSMKRKSDDFAEEINPTYVVSEGATYVIEDKNDRDAVHIEHVKVTSEDQQYSKTYTVIYTPTEIPENFGFEYWALEGKYEKCYEHGMTISNDDGTTEHYPDIDLYLWDSGNLGFSAVASGKGAKEYPTFSTDNAHSGSKAARLVTRKTGSLGATLGKPIAAGNIFLGEFSGKGINLMSEPLKATRFGYPCDRIPTSFELYFKYKPGTYAHTGDVFETREGTPDFCAIYAVFFDNVKAKAENPLNIPTLDGSNVFTSSSIIAIANLHTCDNAEYRQWEQGTNGEWKFINIPFKGVDENVDYLTLVDPERLKKQEYSLTIVCCSSYYGDFFEGAIDSELTIDDLTIHYKN